In Drosophila teissieri strain GT53w chromosome 2R, Prin_Dtei_1.1, whole genome shotgun sequence, the following proteins share a genomic window:
- the LOC122612890 gene encoding cytochrome P450 9c1 has translation MVFVELLIFVAFVGLLLYKWSVYPFGYFSKRGVAHEKPIPLLGNIPWSVLMGQESYIKHSIDLHLRLKQHKVYGVYNLRDPLYYLADPELIRQVGIKSFDTFANHRKGITDGFDDSSVISKSLLSLRDRRWKQMRSTLTPTFTSLKIRQMFELIHYCNVEAVDFVQRQLDAGNSELELKDYFTRYTNDVIASAAFGIQVNSFKDPNNEFFSIGQRISEFTFWGGLKVMLYILLPRLMKALRIPVMDMNNVDYFKKLVFGAMKYRKEQSIVRPDMIHLLMEAQRQFKAEQEGSTDPRSGAQEDRAEFNDDDLLAQCLLFFSAGFETVATCLSFTSYELMMNADVQEKLHEEILAVKEQLGEKPLDYDTLIGMKYLDCVVSESLRKWPPAFVVDRMCGADFQLKDEAGEVVASLREDDLVHINVAALHHDPDNFPEPEEFRPERFDEEHKHEIRQFTYLPFGVGQRSCIGNRLALMEVKSLIFQLVLRYHLKPTDRTPADMMSSLSGFQMMPRELFWCNLESRGAA, from the exons ATGGTTTTCGTGGAGTTGTTGATATTCGTGGCCTTCGTCGGTTTGCTGCTGTACAAATGGTCTGTCTATCCCTTCGGTTACTTCTcgaaaaggggcgtggcccacGAGAAGCCCATTCCGCTGCTGGGCAATATTCCGTGGTCGGTGCTGATGGGCCAAGAGTCGTACATAAAGCACAG CATTGACCTGCACTTGCGACTGAAGCAGCACAAGGTCTATGGAGTCTACAACCTGCGGGATCCTCTGTACTACCTCGCCGACCCGGAACTTATTCGCCAGGTGGGCATCAAGAGCTTCGATACCTTCGCCAACCATCGCAAGGGGATCACCGATGGATTCGACGACTCCAGCGTGATTTCCAAGAGCTTGCTCAGTCTGCGGGATCGTCGCTGGAAGCAAATGCGCAGCACCCTGACGCCCACGTTCACCAGCCTCAAGATCCGCCAGATGTTCGAGCTCATCCATTACTGCAATGTGGAGGCGGTGGACTTCGTGCAGCGCCAACTGGATGCGGGCAATTCTGAACTGGAGCTGAAGGACTATTTCACGCGCTACACCAACGACGTGATCGCGTCGGCTGCCTTTGGCATCCAGGTGAATTCCTTCAAGGATCCCAACAATGAGTTCTTCTCCATCGGCCAGCGCATCTCGGAGTTCACTTTCTGGGGCGGACTCAAAGTAATGCTGTACATTCTGCTGCCGAGGCTGATGAAG GCACTGCGCATCCCCGTGATGGACATGAACAACGTGGACTACTTCAAGAAGCTGGTCTTCGGTGCCATGAAGTATCGCAAGGAGCAGAGTATCGTGCGGCCCGATATGATTCACCTGCTGATGGAGGCCCAGCGACAGTTTAAGGCAGAGCAAGAAGGATCTACGGATCCACGGAGTGGAGCACAGGAGGATAGGGCAGAATTCAACGATGACGACTTGCTGGCCCAGTGCCTATTGTTCTTCTCGGCAGGATTCGAGACGGTGGCCACCTGCCTGAGCTTCACCAGCTACGAACTGATGATGAACGCCGATGTGCAGGAGAAGTTACACGAGGAGATCTTGGCCGTGAAGGAGCAGCTGGGGGAGAAGCCACTCGACTACGACACCCTGATCGGCATGAAGTATCTGGACTGCGTGGTCTCCGAGTCGCTGAGAAAGTGGCCACCGGCATTCGTCGTGGATCGAATGTGTGGCGCTGATTTCCAGCTGAAGGACGAGGCGGGCGAGGTGGTGGCTAGCCTGCGGGAGGACGACCTGGTGCACATTAACGTGGCGGCACTGCATCACGACCCGGACAACTTCCCGGAACCGGAGGAGTTCCGGCCGGAGCGCTTTGACGAGGAACACAAGCACGAGATCCGACAGTTCACGTACCTGCCCTTCGGAGTGGGCCAACGTAGCTGCATCGGCAACCGGCTGGCTCTCATGGAGGTCAAGTCGCTGATCTTCCAGCTGGTCCTGCGCTACCACCTGAAGCCCACGGATCGCACGCCGGCGGACATGATGAGCAGCCTCTCCGGCTTTCAAATGATGCCCCGCGAGCTGTTCTGGTGCAATTTGGAGTCCCGTGGAGCCGCTTAA